In Candidatus Pacearchaeota archaeon, the genomic stretch AAGGAGGAAGCTTTAAAGGAGCTTCAGGAAGAAGCGATAAGTATTTCTGAAACGCTAGGCCAGCTTATGGAGAATAATCCCAAATTTATCACAGAGCACAATAAAAACTCTAAAAGAAATCCAAAGTTTGAAAAAACAGAAGAATTTAAAAAAGCTTACGAATTTGCAAAGAGTAAGTATGCCTCTGTGCCTTATGGAGAGCAAACCATAAATAAGTTGAACTTGGACATAGAAGAGGGTAATTATTCTGATATTTTGGAGATATATCAAAATAGAGATACGACAGTATAGCGCTTTTTGGCGAAGTTGTATTTTGGGATAAATTTAAACAATGATTATTAAAAAGGTTCCAAGTTTGTTCCATTTCCCGAGCAAATTAATCTATAAGCGACTTAATCATGTATCCATCTTTGAGTTTGTATCCTAATTTTTCTTTGTAGTAATTCCTTGCTCCTATTCCAGAGATGATGGCTATTTTATTTATTCTAAATTCTTCTTTAGCTATCCTTTCAGCTTCTTTTATCATTTGTTGTCCTAGTCCTTTATGTTGAACTAGAGAATTTTGTTTTGATATTGAAGCAGCTTGACCGTAAACATGGACTTCTCTGGTAATCGCTGAATCTTTTAAAACAGGAATAACATTTTCATTATTTGAATTTATTCTTAATCTTAAAAGAGAGTAAATGTTTTTTCTTTCTTTGTCTTCAAAGCTCAAGAATATTTCCTTTCCATTAGAAGCATCGTAGTCTTCTCTCATTAAACATATTTTATCGTTGCTTTTTGAATCTTTTATTTCTCTACATCTAATACACTGGCAGTGCCAGTTTTCTTTTTCTGCCTCAATATCAATTATTTGTCTTAAGTTTGATATTTTTGCTCCTCCTTCAACGATTAAGGGTGAGGGGATATCTCTGACAATTCTTTCTATTCTTACATATCTAGGAATTAGTTTTTTAATTGATTTTATCGTTTCAATTAATTCTCTTTCTTTATATGGTTTGTATTGTTTTTTAAGATACAGATTATATAGTGGAGCCTCTTTAACTAGAGCGCAGGGATATATTTTAAGGGAATCTGGTTTAAAGTTTTGATTGTTAAACAATTCTTTAAACATTTTAATATCTTTTTGAGGATTTGATTTGGGCAAATTAAGCATCATTTGATACGCCACTTTAAACCCAGCATTTTTTAATAGTTCCGTTGCTTTTATTGTTTCTTTGATTCCATGGCCCCTTTTATTGAATTTCAAAATATCATCATAGATTGATTGAACTCCTAATTCAATTTTAGTTGATCCCAATCTTCTCATTTCAATTATTTCTTTTGAATTAATATAGTCAGGTCTAGTTTCAAAAGACATTCCGATAATTCTACATTTAGCTTTTTCATTTTTCTTTTGAGCTAATTCTAGTTCTTTCCATAGTTCATCAATCTTTTTTGTTCTAAAGTTTTCTTTTTTATTTTTCTGATTATTAGCTGCTTCAAAGCACTTTTTCACAAACCATATTTTATATTTCAAATCATAGAAGGACCAAGTTCCTCCAATCATTCTTAATTCAATCTTATCAGTTGTGTGCCCAGACATATCTAAAACTTCTATTCTTTTTTGAGTTTGTAAATATGGGTCAAAGTTTAATTTTTTAGCTCTTTCAACGGCTGGTTCGCCAGAAAGATAGCTTTTAGGGATGTCAGTTTCAGAAGGACAATAAAGGCATTTTCCTGGACATTCATATGGCTTAGTTAAAACCGAAACATTGACTATTCCCGATAATGATCTAACTGGTCTAGTTTTTAGTAATTTTTCTATTTTTTCACTCTTTTTAATTCTTTTTTTAAAAATTAGATTGTGGTAAGATTGTAATAAAGAGATATTGGAAGGGCAGGAAACCTTGTATTCCTTAGATATTTTCCTTTTTGCCGACGATAAATCTTTCTGGGTTTTAGTCCCTAATTTAAGTAATTCTTTAATTATTAATTCGTTTGTTTTCATGAATAGTAAATATGCTAAAAAAATATTAGATAAGACTGTTTTGGATTATAACAGTATTGCTGATAAATATTCAAGAGTGAGAGAAAAGGACTGGAAAGAGTTTAATTTTCTTTTTGATAAATATCTTTTACAAAATGATAAGGTTTTAGACTTAGGATGTGGTAATGCTCGTTTCTATCAAGCTTTTAAAAATAAGAATGTTGATTATCTAGGAATAGACGTTTCTTCTAAGTTAATCGAAATTGCTAAAAATAATCATCCAGAGGGAAGATTTGAAGTTTCTTCTATTAATTCTATTCTAAGCAATTCTTTTGATAAGGTCTATAGTATTGCTGTTCTTCATCATATTCCTTCTCGTGAATTACGTTCGAATTTTCTAAAGGAAATGAGAAGAGTTTTAAAAGACGATGGATATTTAGTTTTAACAGTTTGGAATTTAAAAAATAAAATAAAAAAAAGAAATTTTCTTGATTGGTTTAGATTAGACAAGGGCGATGTTTTTCTTCCATGGTATGGAAGTCATGACACATATTTCCATTGTTTTAATTTAGAAGAATTGATACAATTAGCTTCAGAAGTTGGATTTGATATAATTGATAAGGGAGAAATATTAGTTGGAGAAAAACCTTATTCTAATTTCTATATTGTCGGAAGAAAAATTAAATAATAATATATGGCAAAAAGAAAACAAGATATCGAGGTTAAATATAATATAGTTGTCTCTGGTGCTGCTGAGGTTGGGCACTGTTGTGAAAAAATAGAAGAGATATCAAAAGAAATTGGAAGAGAAATTGCTAGACAACAGCACACTTTAGTTAGTGGGGCAACAACTGGTGTTCCATACTTTTCAGCTGTTGGTTGTAATGAAGAGGGAGGGTTTAATATTGGTTTTTCTCCAGCTGCTTCTGAAAAAGAACATTTAAAAGCATATAAACTTCCATTAGAGCCCTTTAATATTATGATCTATACTGGAGCCGATTATGCTGGACGTGATATTATTATGACTAAATCAGCCGATGCCGTAATCATTGTTTGTGGAAGAATAGGAACTTTGCATGAGTTTACAACTGCAGTTGAAACCAAGAAGATTATTGGTATCCTCGAAGGAACCGGGGGAATGGCGGATAAGATTAGAGGTCTTGCTGAAAGTTATTGTAAGGTATCAAAGCAAATTATCTATGATAGGGATCCTAAATCTTTGATTAAAAAAGTAATTAAAGAAATAGAGCATCAAAAAGGTGATAATTCAAAAATACTTGATAAATAATATGGCAATAAAAAAGAAAGTTGTTAAAAAACCAACAAAGAAGATTGTTAAAAAGGTTATTAGAAAAGAAAAAAAGATTGGAAAGATTACTCATTATTTTGATAAAATTAAAGTAGTGGCAATTAAATTAAGCGATAATTTATCTATTGGAGACACGATTAGAATCGTCGGGGGAGAGAATACTGATTTTAAACAAAAAATTGTTTCAATGGAGTTTATGGGCGAAAAATTAAAAAAAGCTAAAAAAGGAAAAGAGATAGGAATAAAAGTAAAAGATAGGGCTAGAGAGGGATACAAAGTTTTTAAAATATGAAATTCATAGCTGATTTCCATATTCATTCAAAATACTCTAGAGCAACAAGCGGACAAACAGACTTGGAAAACATTTCTAAGTGGGCGGAAATTAAAGGAGTTAAGGTTATTGCCACAGGGGATTTTACTCATCCGCAATGGATTAAAAGTATTAAAGAAGAATTAAAGCCGGCTGAACCTGGCTTATTTCAATACAAAAATTCTAATACTAGATTTTTATTAACCACAGAAATTAGTTGTATTTATTCTAAAAAGGAAAAGACGAGAAAAATTCATCTTATCGTTTTATCTCCCTCAATAGAGATTTCAGAAAAGATAAATGAAGAATTATCTAAAATAGGTAATTTAAAATCTGATGGTAGACCAATATTAGGTCTTGATGCTAAAGAACTAGTTAAAATTGTTTTAAATATTTCTTCTGATTGTATGGTTATTCCAGCTCATTGCATGACTCCTTGGTTTGGATTATTTGGTTCTAAATCAGGATTTGATTCAATGGAAGAGTGCTTTGAGGAATTATCATCTTCAATCTATGCGGTTGAAACTGGGTTATCAGCTGATCCTTCAATGCTTTGGAGAATACCTGATTTAAGGAATATGGCCCTTATTTCTAATAGTGATGCTCATAGTCCAGAAAAGATTGGTCGAGAAGCTAATGTTTTTGATACCAACCTAGATTATTATTCAATTATTAATGCGATTAAAACCAAGAAAGGTTTTTTAGAAACGATAGAATTTTATCCTCAAGAAGGGAAGTATTATGGAGACGGACATCGAGCTTGTAATATTTATATGGATTCCAAAGATTCATTAAGATATAATGAGATTTGTCCTATTTGTGGAAAGCCTTTGACTGTTGGAGTGATAAACAGGATTGAAAAGTTGGCCGACAAGCCAGAAGGATTTATTCCAGATAATGCAATTCCTTTTAGAAGCATTGTTCCTTTGAAAGAAATAATCGGAGAAGCCTTAGGTCTTGGTTCGGGAACTAAAGGAGTTGATGCTGAATATCAAAAATTAATTAAGGCGTTTAAATCAGAATTTAATATTTTGTTAGAAATTCCTTTTGAGGAACTTAAAGAAGTTGTTTTTAGTGATATTGTTGAGGGGATAAAGAGGGTAAGAGAGGGTAAGGTGAACATATCTCCTGGATTTGATGGAGAATATGGAAAAGTTAAAATATTTTCTGAAGTGGAGAAAAGAGAAGCAATAAGGCAGAAGACCTTGTTTTAGAAGTTAATAGGTGATAATCTTTTATTATAATAATAATTAAACAAATATATGGACTTTTTTATAATAATAGTCATAATCATAGCGATTATTTTGATTTCAATTAGGCAAATTAATCAATATGAGAATGGGATTTTATTTACCTTGGGAAAGTTTACTAGAATCATGAAACCGGGTTGGAATATTGTTCTTCCTGTTATTCAATTTTACAAAAAAGTAGACATGAGAGTTAAGGCGGTAAATGTTCCCGATCAAGAAGCCATAACTAAAGACAATATTTCAGTTAAAGTCAACGCTGTTATTTATTATAAAATAAATTCAGCCGAAAAAGCAATATTGGAAGTCGAAGATTTTTATTATGCTGTTTCTCAATTAGCCCAAACAACAATGCGTAATGCAGTTGGTCAGGTTGAATTGGATGAGCTTTTATCTCAAAGAGCTACGGTTTCTGACAATATCAAGGAAATCATTGGAGAATCAGCTAATAATTGGGGAGTTAAAGTTGAAAATGTTGAGTTGAAAGATATTACTTTGCCTGAAGAAATGAAAAGAGTTATCGGAAAACAAGCTGAAGCAGAAAGAGAAAAAAGAGCTGTAATTATTAAAGCAGAAGGTGAGGTAGTTGCTGCTGACAATATGTCCAAGGCCGCTAATATTCTTGCTCAATCTGATGGAGCCCTACATTTAAGAACATTACAATCAATTAATGATGTTAGTTCGGATCAATCTAATACAATTATTTTTGCGATACCATTGGAAGTTTTAAGGGCATTTGAAAGGTTTGGCAAAAAAGAATAATTAAAGACCGGGATTGCCCCGGTTTTTTATTTTAAGTATTTTATCTTATTTCTATTGTGCTCTTCTAGTGTTTTGGCCCAAATCGTTGTTCCGTCTGGAGCAGAGAGATAATAGTAATAATCTGTTTTAGTTGGATAAACAGCAGCAATAATACTATCTATGCCTGGATTACTAATTGGACCCAAAGGAAGTCCATCGTTTCTATATGTATTATATGGAGAATTAATTTGAGTATCTTTGGTATATACCTTTGAATTTTCATTCCCCTGAGCGTAAAGAACCGTAGCATCAACTTGTAATCTCATTCCTTTATCTATTCTTTTCCAAAGAATTCCCGAGACAACTTTTTTATCTTCCGTGGTTTTAACTTCTTTTTCTATTATTGAAGCCATGGTAATTATTCCAAATAATGTTTTATTCTGTCTTTTGATTTCATTCTTTAAGTCTGGGGTTATTTTTTCATCAAAATTCTTTAGCATTTTATTAACAATGCTATTTATATTATCTGTTTTATCAATATAGTAAGTGTCAGGAAAAAGGTATCCTTCAAGACTTAAATTTTTTGGTTTATCAGAAAGGAAGCTAAAACTATCTATGTTAACAGATTCATTTTCTCCAGTTGGTTTTCCTGTGATAGTGTAAAATTCTTTTTCTGTAGTTACTCCTTTTTCTTCAAGATATTTAGCAATATCTCTTAAATCCCAACCCTCGATAATAGTTATTTTTTCTTTATTTATTTCTCCGTTGGTAAAAATATTTATTATCTTCGATATGCTCATCTGTGAAGAAAGAAGATACTCACCAGCTTGTATTTTAGTATATTTACCAGAAATGGCTGCATAAATAATAAAAGTATATTGATCTTTGATTATTTTTTCTTCTTTTAAGTTTAGAGCTATTTTTTTGACTGTCTGGCCTTTTTCAATAGTAAATAGTTTGGCTTCGACTCCTTCATTAGAAGCAGAAAAAAAGGAATTAATCAAAAAAATAACTAAAAATAAGCAAAAGATAGAAAAAAGGTAAATGATAAGTTTATTTATTTGCATAGATATATCATATTTTACAATTGCAGTCTTGACAAGTGCAGAGCAGAGAGTATAATTTAATCGTAAATATGGAAAGAAATACTACAAAACAGTTATATACGATTGTAAATGTCTGCACCAAAAATGGGGTATGGTTTTTGGCTATGATTTCAAATAAAAATAAAGGGAGGGGAAATTAAACATAATTAATAAGATTATAAGACAAAATCCTCTCCCCAAAAATGGAGAGGATTTCTGCTTATAAAACAAAAATATGATAAAAACATTTTACTTAACAAGAGAAGGTCTAGAGAAAATAAAGAAAGAATATGAAGACTTAAAATCGCTTCAACGGAACGAGATTTTAGAGTCGGCTCCTTCAATGCTTGAGGGTGATGCTTTAAATCCTGATTATTCATTTTTTAAGGAAAATTTAGAAGAGCTCGAAAAAAGAATTGAAGAATTAGATAATATTTTAAAGAATTATAAGATTATTAGAAAACCAGGAAAATCAGAGCAAGATAGGGTTTCTTTAGGAGCTAAAGTTGTTTTAAAAAATGATTCATCTAATCACGAAGAATATAAGATTGTTGGAACCCTTGAAGCAGATCCTTTTAAAGGGTTAATAAGTGATGAATCACCATTGGGCATGTCTTTTATTGGAAAAAGAGTTGGTGAGTCTATTTCTTTTAATGGTAATAATAACTACAAAATATTAAAGATACAATACGAGGAATCTTAATATGAAAAATAGAACAAAAATATTAATAGGTGTTTTTGTGATACTTAGTCTAGTATCTGTTTTGTGGTTTGATTTGGTTTTCTTGAAACACAATGGAGATACTTTTGAAAAAGAATTAATGAAGGCGGGAGAAACCAGCGATGTGGTTATTGTTTTTAATTCTGGGGGGTGGGGAACAGTTCCTTTTGATCAAGCTTTCGATTTTAATCCCATAATTAATGAAACAAAGGAACTTATTGAAAGTAAAAATTATAAAGTTTCTATTGTCCAATATTACAGAACTCAACAAAACTTTTTTGCTAAAGTTGCTTCATTAAAAGAAACATTGTTTAATTTTCCAGATAGTTCTAGAGTTTTTTCTGATAGAATAGACGAATTTTTAGAAAAGAATCCTAATGATAAAGTAATTATCGCAGGATTATCTAATGGAGCATCTTTTATTGATTCAGCTATGGAAGATTTGAAAGATAAAAAAGATAATGTCTGGGCTATTGAATTGGGTGCTCCTTTTTGGAAAAAAAATACCAAAAGCGAGAACATAATTTCTCTTAATAATCAAGCTGATATTTTAGCCAATGGAAAGTTAGGCCAAATTATTATTTCTTTAATCAAAACACCTTTTATCTGGATATATAATAATATTTCAGGTAATCATATTTCATTAACTCAGGCAATGCATGTTAGAGGGCATGATTATTATTGGCAAGAGGTTAAAGATGATATCACATCTTTTGTTAATAAAGAGTTCTAAAATCGGCTTGTAAGGCCGGTTTTTTTATATTAGAATAAGGGTATGAGTTTTTCAATTAAACAAAAAGTGTTGTTTGGATTTTCCTTGATTTTAGGATTGATTATTTTTATTCAGCTGGGAAAAGTTATTGGCTGGGAAGAGATAGGAGAGGCTTTTTCTGTTTTTACTGGTTGGCAGGGTTTGGTAATTATATTCCTTTCTTTTTTGATTGCGGCTATTGGCAATTGGAGATGGCAGGAGATATTAAAAGATTCAGGAACCAAGGTTTCATTTTTTACTCTTTTTAAAATCTATCTTGGAGGATATTCTATGATGTATCTTATGCCAATCTTGATCTGGGGCGGAGAGGCTTTTAGAGTTTATGGATTAACTAAAGAAAAAGATATTTCTTGGAAAAAAACATTTGCTTCTGTAATTATTGAAAGAATACTTGAATGGACAGCTAATATTCTGATTATCTTTTTGGGGTTAGCCTTCTTTTTGTATAATGTTTATCTTCCTCCTCAAAAATTAGTAATAATATTTGGAGCGTCTCTTACTTTCTTTGTTTTCTGTATTTCTTATTTTTATATCAAAGCATTAGGAAAGAAAAGTATTATTCGTGATATTGTGAAGAGATTCTGGAAGAAAGAGGTAAGTGATGATAATGGTTTTATCTCTGTTGAAAACGATGTTTTTAAATATTTTCAATGGGGAAAAAGTTTTAATAAAGGAGTAGCACTTTCAATATTAAGAGCTCTTGTAATGCAATTAAGAGTTTGGATATTAATAATATTCTTGGGTCATACGATAGGATTCTTTCCATCTTTATCAATTTTAGGATTTTCATATTTATCATCAATGATTCCAATTCCAACCTCACTTGGTTCGCACGAAGCAATTCAATATTATGCTTTTACATCTTTAGGGTTATTAGCTTCAACGGCAACGGTTTTTACATTGATTATAAGAGCAGCTGAAGTAATTGTTTCTAGTATCGGAATGATGTTCCTTTTGAGGACTGGATTTAAATTAGCAGAGAGTAAGATTTTTAATTATGACAAAAGTAAATAAAATAGTTAAGTATCTAATATTAGCAGATATAGCTTTTTGGACAGGGTGGGGATTAGTGAGTCCGGTTTTTGCTATTTTCATTGTCGAAAAAATTCAAGGAGGGACAGCTTTGGTTGTTGGTACAGCTACTGCTGTTTATTGGTTTTTTAGATCTTTACTGGTTCTTCCTTCAGGAAGATTATTAGATAAGTATGCGGGAGAAAAAGATGATTATCTTTTTCTTGTTGCTGGAAATTTTATCTCCACTCTCGTTTTATTTGGATACATTTTTGCTATTTATCCTTGGCACATATATGTTCTCCAAGCTTTTTATGGTATTGGAATAGCAATGGGTTTGTCTGGTTGGCGAGCAATATTTACAAGAAATATTGATAAAGGCAAAGAAGCTAGCGAGTGGGCATTAGACGATACATCGTTAAGTCTTGGAACAGCAGCAGCTGGAATTATCACTGGGGTATTGGTTACAAAGATGGGATATACTATCACTTTTGGTATCGCTGGATTTTTAGGAATTTTAAGTGTATTATTGCTTCTTTGTCTAAGAAAAGAAATTGAGGGAGTTTTTAATAGAAGATTTCACTCTAACTTGAAAGATATTTTTAGAGATAAACAATGAAAAATCAAGAGGTGGCTCAAATTTTATTTGAAATAGGAGAATTCCTTGAATTGCAAGAAATTCCCTTTAAGCCTCAAGCCTATCAACAAGCAGCAATTGCGATTGATAATATGGAAGAGGATATTTTGGATTTGTATAAGAAAGAGGGGATTAAAGGGTTAGAAAAGATTCCAGGGGTAGGAAAAAGTATTGCTGAAAAGATTGAAGAATTTTTGAAGACAGGTAAGGTTAAATATCTTAAGGAAATAAAGAAAGCATCTCCGATTGACTTAGAGGAATTAACTAAAGTTGAGGGATTGGGGGTGAAAAGAATAAAAAAGCTTTGGAAAGAGTTGGGAGTTAGAAATCTAAAAGATTTAGAAAAAGCACTAGACGATCACAAGATTGCTCCTTTATTTGGTTTTGGAGAGAAGATGGAACAAAATATTCTAGAATCAATTCAATTCTTAAAACAGGGAAGAGGCAGATTTCTTTTACGAGAAATTATCCCTGAAGTGGAACGTATTTTGGAAAAGTTTAAGAAAATTAATGGTGTTGTTAATTTATCAGTTGCTGGTTCAACACGAAGGAGAAAAGAGACGATTGGTGATGTAGATTTTTTAGTAGCTATTAAAGATACAACTGATAAATATTTAGTGGAGAAGATAATGAATACTTTTGTTTCGATGGATGAAGTTATTAAAGTTGTAGGCAAAGGAGAAACTAAATCTTCTATTAGAACCAAAAATGGATTAAGTATGGATTTAAGATTGGTAAGTGAAGGTTCTTTTGGAGCGGCAATGCAATATTTTACTGGTTCAAAAGATCATAATATTGCTTTGCGTCGCATTGCTATAAAGCAAGGATATAAGCTAAATGAGTATGGATTATTTAGAAACGAAAGAAAGATAAAAGGAGAAATAGAAGAGGAGATATATGAAAAACTAGGGATGGATTGGATCCCTCCCGAAATGAGAGAGAATCAAGGAGAAATAGAGTTGGCTACTGAAAAGAAATTACCCAAGTTAATTGAATTAAAAGATATTAAGGGTGATTTTCATTGCCATACTTCTTGGGATGGAGGAGAACATTCAATTAAAGAAATGGCAGAGAAAGCAATTAGTTTGGGTTATGAGTATATAGGAATTGCTGATCATACTCAATCATTAAAGATTGAAAATGGTCTTAATGAAAAAAGACTTCTTGAGCAAAGAAAAGAAATCGATTTATTGAATAAGTCTTTTATTGAAAAAGGAATTGATTTTAAAATACTACAAGGCTCAGAAGTAGATATTTTAAAAGACGGCAGCTTAGATATTAATGATAAAACATTACAAATATTAGACTATGTTTCTGTTAGTATTCATTCTAATTTTAAAATGGGAAAAAGAGAGATGACGAAAAGAATAATTAAAGCGATTGAGCATCCACTAGTTAAAATATTAAATCATCCAACGGGAATGATTTTAGGAAGGAGAGGAGAGTATGAAGTAGATATCGATGAAGTATTAAAAGCAGCTCAAAAAAATAATGTTGCATTAGAGATGAATTCATATCGTTCAGATATAGGATATCAAACAGCAAGATTAGCAAAAGAGATGGGAATTAAATTAACAATTGGTAGCGATGCTCACAATAAGAAAGAATTAGTTGATATGCAATTTGGAGTTTATCAGGCCAGAAGAGGATGGCTAGAAAAGGGAGATGTTCTTAATGCTTTAACATTGGATAAATTAAGCCTTAAAAAATGAATAAAAATCAAGAATTATTTCAAAGAGTTAAAGATTTAGGATTGCCTGATGGTGAATACGCTATTTTTGGTAGTGGCCCTATGGGGATTAGGAATATAAGGGAAATGCACGATGTAGATATTATTGTTTCAGAAAGAGTATATAATGAATATGTAGGCAAGTCAGGATGGAAGATAAAGAATATCTATGAAAACAATGGTTGTTTTAAAGGGCTGAATAATGATGTTCTTGAAATAGAAATGTGGAAGGACTGGTATACTGATTGGGATGTTAACAAATTAATTAAAGAAGCTGAAGTTATTGATGGGTTGTCTTTTGTAAAGTTAGAATATTTAATTAAGTGGAAAAACTTTTTTGGAAGAGATAAGGACTTAAAAGATGTTGAGCTGATAGAAAAGTTTAAAAAATATGAAAAAATATAAATGTTTGGTTTTAATGTCGGGAGGACTTGATTCAATGCTCTCGGCTAAAATATTAAAAGAAGAAGGATTAGAAGTTACGCCTCTCTGTTTTGAGAGCTTCTTTTTTTCTTGTGTTGCAGCTAAAAAAGCAGCTAAACAGATTGGATTAAAATTAAGAGTTGAAGATTTTAGTCGTGAACATTTGAAAGTAATTAAATCTCCTAAACACGGAAGAGGTTCGGGAATTAATCCTTGTATCGATTGTCATTTATTAATGATTAAAACTGCTGGAAAGATTATGAAAAAAGAAGGCTATGATTTTATAGTCACAGGCGAAGTTTTAGGACAAAGGCCAATGTCTCAGAATATTAATTCTCTTAATTTAATTGAAAAAGAATCAGGATTAAAAGGATTAATTGTTCGTCCTTTATCAGTTAAAGTTCTACCTCCTACAATTCCGGAAAAATTAGGAATAATTAAAAGAGACCATTTCTATGATATTTCGGGAAGGGGAAGAGGGAGACAGATTGAATTAGCG encodes the following:
- a CDS encoding tRNA uridine(34) 5-carboxymethylaminomethyl modification radical SAM/GNAT enzyme Elp3; the encoded protein is MKTNELIIKELLKLGTKTQKDLSSAKRKISKEYKVSCPSNISLLQSYHNLIFKKRIKKSEKIEKLLKTRPVRSLSGIVNVSVLTKPYECPGKCLYCPSETDIPKSYLSGEPAVERAKKLNFDPYLQTQKRIEVLDMSGHTTDKIELRMIGGTWSFYDLKYKIWFVKKCFEAANNQKNKKENFRTKKIDELWKELELAQKKNEKAKCRIIGMSFETRPDYINSKEIIEMRRLGSTKIELGVQSIYDDILKFNKRGHGIKETIKATELLKNAGFKVAYQMMLNLPKSNPQKDIKMFKELFNNQNFKPDSLKIYPCALVKEAPLYNLYLKKQYKPYKERELIETIKSIKKLIPRYVRIERIVRDIPSPLIVEGGAKISNLRQIIDIEAEKENWHCQCIRCREIKDSKSNDKICLMREDYDASNGKEIFLSFEDKERKNIYSLLRLRINSNNENVIPVLKDSAITREVHVYGQAASISKQNSLVQHKGLGQQMIKEAERIAKEEFRINKIAIISGIGARNYYKEKLGYKLKDGYMIKSLID
- a CDS encoding methyltransferase domain-containing protein, with the translated sequence MNSKYAKKILDKTVLDYNSIADKYSRVREKDWKEFNFLFDKYLLQNDKVLDLGCGNARFYQAFKNKNVDYLGIDVSSKLIEIAKNNHPEGRFEVSSINSILSNSFDKVYSIAVLHHIPSRELRSNFLKEMRRVLKDDGYLVLTVWNLKNKIKKRNFLDWFRLDKGDVFLPWYGSHDTYFHCFNLEELIQLASEVGFDIIDKGEILVGEKPYSNFYIVGRKIK
- a CDS encoding endonuclease Q family protein, whose translation is MKFIADFHIHSKYSRATSGQTDLENISKWAEIKGVKVIATGDFTHPQWIKSIKEELKPAEPGLFQYKNSNTRFLLTTEISCIYSKKEKTRKIHLIVLSPSIEISEKINEELSKIGNLKSDGRPILGLDAKELVKIVLNISSDCMVIPAHCMTPWFGLFGSKSGFDSMEECFEELSSSIYAVETGLSADPSMLWRIPDLRNMALISNSDAHSPEKIGREANVFDTNLDYYSIINAIKTKKGFLETIEFYPQEGKYYGDGHRACNIYMDSKDSLRYNEICPICGKPLTVGVINRIEKLADKPEGFIPDNAIPFRSIVPLKEIIGEALGLGSGTKGVDAEYQKLIKAFKSEFNILLEIPFEELKEVVFSDIVEGIKRVREGKVNISPGFDGEYGKVKIFSEVEKREAIRQKTLF
- a CDS encoding slipin family protein, whose product is MDFFIIIVIIIAIILISIRQINQYENGILFTLGKFTRIMKPGWNIVLPVIQFYKKVDMRVKAVNVPDQEAITKDNISVKVNAVIYYKINSAEKAILEVEDFYYAVSQLAQTTMRNAVGQVELDELLSQRATVSDNIKEIIGESANNWGVKVENVELKDITLPEEMKRVIGKQAEAEREKRAVIIKAEGEVVAADNMSKAANILAQSDGALHLRTLQSINDVSSDQSNTIIFAIPLEVLRAFERFGKKE
- the mltG gene encoding endolytic transglycosylase MltG, producing the protein MQINKLIIYLFSIFCLFLVIFLINSFFSASNEGVEAKLFTIEKGQTVKKIALNLKEEKIIKDQYTFIIYAAISGKYTKIQAGEYLLSSQMSISKIINIFTNGEINKEKITIIEGWDLRDIAKYLEEKGVTTEKEFYTITGKPTGENESVNIDSFSFLSDKPKNLSLEGYLFPDTYYIDKTDNINSIVNKMLKNFDEKITPDLKNEIKRQNKTLFGIITMASIIEKEVKTTEDKKVVSGILWKRIDKGMRLQVDATVLYAQGNENSKVYTKDTQINSPYNTYRNDGLPLGPISNPGIDSIIAAVYPTKTDYYYYLSAPDGTTIWAKTLEEHNRNKIKYLK
- a CDS encoding GreA/GreB family elongation factor, yielding MIKTFYLTREGLEKIKKEYEDLKSLQRNEILESAPSMLEGDALNPDYSFFKENLEELEKRIEELDNILKNYKIIRKPGKSEQDRVSLGAKVVLKNDSSNHEEYKIVGTLEADPFKGLISDESPLGMSFIGKRVGESISFNGNNNYKILKIQYEES
- a CDS encoding lysylphosphatidylglycerol synthase transmembrane domain-containing protein, whose amino-acid sequence is MSFSIKQKVLFGFSLILGLIIFIQLGKVIGWEEIGEAFSVFTGWQGLVIIFLSFLIAAIGNWRWQEILKDSGTKVSFFTLFKIYLGGYSMMYLMPILIWGGEAFRVYGLTKEKDISWKKTFASVIIERILEWTANILIIFLGLAFFLYNVYLPPQKLVIIFGASLTFFVFCISYFYIKALGKKSIIRDIVKRFWKKEVSDDNGFISVENDVFKYFQWGKSFNKGVALSILRALVMQLRVWILIIFLGHTIGFFPSLSILGFSYLSSMIPIPTSLGSHEAIQYYAFTSLGLLASTATVFTLIIRAAEVIVSSIGMMFLLRTGFKLAESKIFNYDKSK
- a CDS encoding MFS transporter, which encodes MTKVNKIVKYLILADIAFWTGWGLVSPVFAIFIVEKIQGGTALVVGTATAVYWFFRSLLVLPSGRLLDKYAGEKDDYLFLVAGNFISTLVLFGYIFAIYPWHIYVLQAFYGIGIAMGLSGWRAIFTRNIDKGKEASEWALDDTSLSLGTAAAGIITGVLVTKMGYTITFGIAGFLGILSVLLLLCLRKEIEGVFNRRFHSNLKDIFRDKQ